A region from the Pontixanthobacter aestiaquae genome encodes:
- a CDS encoding helix-turn-helix transcriptional regulator — MRTTQAAQYLDVSESLLEKFRVFGGGPRYAKIGRSVIYRRASLDDWLVASEIRNTSDHMEVA, encoded by the coding sequence ATGCGAACGACACAGGCAGCCCAATATCTGGACGTGTCTGAAAGCCTCTTAGAGAAGTTTCGCGTTTTTGGTGGAGGGCCACGCTACGCCAAGATTGGTCGAAGTGTAATCTATCGGCGAGCATCGTTGGATGATTGGCTAGTCGCTTCTGAAATCCGCAACACGAGCGACCATATGGAAGTCGCCTGA
- a CDS encoding polysaccharide deacetylase family protein, whose protein sequence is MIEPPVKGSEAKFAPSFGQRSLLTVDTEEEFDWDGPFSASGHGLDHVPRLRKFQEFCEGIGVSPVYLIDWPIATSRGAMEILREPLAQGKAEVGIQLHPWVNPPFDEEVNPHNSYSGNLPPELEEKKFRNLRDEIEKNYGVAPQIYRAGRYGLGPETSRIMKDAGVPIDSSVRANFDYTPGGGPDYSKHPLDPYWVDEEKQLLELPLTTIYWGMLRKQGRALYPALARVPKMRGLASKLGLLERISLTPEGVTAEEALRGIDIAIDDQLPLLVLSFHSPSLAPGYTPYVHTEDDLDGLYDWWRRIYTYLDMRGVRPTTVKQIMQSVEI, encoded by the coding sequence ATGATCGAACCGCCCGTAAAGGGGTCTGAAGCCAAATTCGCGCCGTCCTTTGGCCAGCGTTCGCTTCTGACCGTCGATACCGAAGAGGAATTCGACTGGGACGGCCCATTCAGCGCCAGCGGACACGGGCTCGATCACGTCCCTCGCCTGCGTAAGTTTCAGGAATTCTGTGAAGGGATCGGCGTCAGTCCGGTCTATCTGATCGACTGGCCCATCGCGACATCGAGAGGGGCCATGGAAATCCTCCGCGAGCCGCTTGCGCAGGGCAAAGCGGAAGTCGGCATTCAACTGCACCCGTGGGTCAACCCTCCGTTCGATGAAGAGGTTAACCCGCATAACAGCTATTCCGGCAATTTGCCGCCCGAGCTGGAGGAAAAGAAGTTCCGTAATCTGCGCGATGAGATCGAAAAGAATTACGGCGTTGCCCCGCAGATTTACCGCGCAGGCCGCTATGGGCTCGGCCCGGAAACCAGCCGGATCATGAAGGACGCGGGAGTCCCCATCGACAGTTCGGTGCGGGCAAATTTCGATTACACGCCCGGCGGCGGTCCCGATTACAGCAAACACCCCCTCGATCCGTATTGGGTTGATGAGGAAAAGCAGCTGCTCGAATTGCCTCTCACCACAATCTATTGGGGGATGCTGCGCAAGCAAGGTCGCGCGCTGTATCCCGCTCTTGCCCGCGTACCGAAGATGCGAGGGTTGGCATCCAAGCTGGGGTTGCTCGAGCGTATCTCGCTAACGCCGGAGGGCGTAACAGCCGAAGAGGCACTGCGCGGGATCGATATCGCGATTGATGATCAACTGCCTTTGCTGGTCCTGTCATTCCACAGCCCCTCGCTTGCGCCCGGCTACACGCCCTATGTGCACACGGAAGACGATCTGGACGGGCTGTATGATTGGTGGCGGCGGATATACACCTATCTTGATATGCGCGGTGTGCGGCCAACGACGGTGAAGCAAATCATGCAATCGGTCGAAATCTGA
- a CDS encoding tyrosine-type recombinase/integrase, with protein sequence MPKQKLTKRSVDAAKAVGKEYVIWDDQLSGFGLKVTKKGAKSFILRYRMGGRGFPDRRVTIGSPNNGITAEQARKEAEKHAIAVAQGVDPQEQRKQTQHDALSLAFDSYAEFYIEKYLKKDCPKSWPEAARLLRTNAIPHFKHKPLPSINKRDIQALMDNLAERKGIARNTYANIRKLLKTAFARGDISSNPMDGMRPPEKVAAGDRYLDDTEIAALWTASGTINHPYAAVVRTLLLTGQRRDEVADMVWGEIDLEEAVWSLPGGIRTKNSKPHTVPLSEAAMQELLSSKIDDCEFVFSASASKPIQNWSYWKRKIDVKFAEEMSARGELPPAPWKIHDLRRTVATGLQRLGVAGDVVEAIQSREVREGVAGRYQHHDYPTEKRAALELWSNHIATLVKR encoded by the coding sequence ATGCCTAAGCAAAAGCTGACAAAACGAAGTGTAGACGCCGCCAAAGCTGTTGGAAAAGAATATGTCATTTGGGATGACCAGCTCAGCGGCTTTGGATTGAAGGTAACCAAGAAGGGAGCCAAGTCTTTTATCCTCAGATACCGCATGGGCGGGAGGGGCTTTCCAGACAGGCGCGTGACCATCGGTAGCCCCAACAACGGCATTACAGCAGAGCAGGCCCGTAAGGAGGCCGAAAAGCACGCTATCGCCGTTGCTCAAGGCGTTGATCCGCAAGAACAGCGTAAGCAAACCCAGCACGATGCTCTATCGCTGGCATTCGATAGCTACGCCGAATTCTACATCGAAAAATACCTGAAGAAGGACTGCCCCAAGAGCTGGCCGGAAGCGGCGCGCCTTTTGCGGACAAACGCAATTCCCCATTTCAAGCACAAGCCGTTACCGTCAATCAACAAGCGCGACATTCAAGCCCTCATGGACAACCTTGCAGAACGAAAAGGCATTGCCCGCAACACATATGCGAACATCCGAAAGTTACTTAAGACCGCGTTTGCTAGAGGCGATATTTCGTCCAACCCAATGGATGGTATGAGGCCACCCGAAAAGGTGGCAGCGGGCGACCGATATCTGGACGATACAGAAATCGCCGCGCTGTGGACTGCCAGTGGAACTATAAATCACCCATATGCTGCGGTTGTCAGAACGCTCCTCCTGACGGGGCAGCGACGCGACGAGGTTGCAGATATGGTTTGGGGCGAGATTGACCTTGAGGAGGCTGTATGGAGCCTTCCCGGCGGCATTCGCACCAAGAACAGCAAACCCCACACCGTGCCGCTAAGCGAAGCCGCGATGCAGGAGCTGCTTTCTTCGAAAATTGATGACTGCGAATTCGTTTTCTCTGCGTCGGCAAGCAAACCGATCCAGAACTGGTCCTATTGGAAACGCAAAATCGATGTGAAGTTCGCCGAGGAAATGTCAGCTCGCGGAGAATTGCCGCCAGCACCGTGGAAAATCCACGACCTTCGGCGAACGGTAGCTACTGGTTTACAGCGCCTCGGTGTCGCTGGCGATGTTGTGGAGGCCATACAGAGCCGCGAAGTCCGAGAAGGAGTGGCAGGTCGATATCAGCACCACGACTACCCTACGGAAAAACGGGCGGCATTGGAACTTTGGAGCAATCACATCGCAACGTTAGTCAAGCGCTGA
- a CDS encoding restriction endonuclease subunit S encodes MKTVPLGELIKLQSGFAFRSADYVKKGHFLVRISNVQQNQISLTSPKYVALDDKTRKFALNEGDILTSLTGNVGRVAKVDEANLPAALNQRVARITVASDKLDPCFLYQFCSSAAFRDALSRQGHGAAQKNVSPKQIEEIRIPVPSLAKQKQIVAFLDKALAGIGTVVANAEKNLANAQELFDVELRRAFDSLADSCNQLTLAEAAIDFGRGKSKHRPRNDPKLYGGRYPFVQTGDVRNSNHILRSYSQSYNDNGLAQSKLWPKGTLCVTIAANIAETAVLDFEACFPDSIIGIVVDDRLTTEFYVEYLLQSLKSTLQSKGKGSAQANINLATFANERFPFPSLEKQREITDHLDKMSKNISLLKANYSMKIDELNVMRECILHSAFSAHLINAQGK; translated from the coding sequence ATGAAGACCGTTCCGCTCGGCGAACTTATCAAACTACAAAGTGGATTTGCATTCCGAAGTGCCGACTATGTAAAAAAGGGCCATTTTCTAGTTAGAATTAGCAACGTTCAGCAAAATCAGATTTCCCTCACAAGCCCAAAATATGTTGCGCTTGACGACAAAACGAGAAAATTTGCACTGAATGAGGGGGACATTCTAACGTCGCTTACTGGAAATGTCGGACGTGTCGCCAAAGTTGATGAAGCTAATCTTCCAGCTGCTTTAAACCAGCGTGTCGCGCGAATAACCGTTGCTTCTGACAAACTTGATCCGTGTTTCCTCTACCAGTTCTGTTCTAGTGCTGCTTTTCGCGATGCTCTTTCACGGCAAGGTCATGGCGCGGCGCAAAAAAATGTCAGTCCAAAACAGATTGAGGAAATCCGAATTCCTGTTCCATCTCTTGCCAAGCAGAAGCAGATCGTAGCCTTTTTGGATAAGGCACTCGCTGGAATCGGCACCGTCGTCGCCAATGCGGAAAAGAACTTGGCAAATGCGCAGGAACTGTTTGATGTCGAGCTGCGCAGGGCATTCGATAGCCTCGCGGATAGTTGCAACCAGTTAACTTTGGCGGAAGCGGCAATCGACTTTGGACGAGGAAAGTCCAAACACCGACCTAGAAACGATCCGAAGCTATATGGCGGGCGATATCCGTTTGTCCAAACTGGAGACGTGCGAAATAGCAACCACATCCTCCGATCTTATTCGCAATCCTACAACGATAACGGATTAGCTCAGAGCAAGTTATGGCCGAAAGGAACGCTGTGTGTAACCATCGCGGCCAATATAGCGGAAACAGCAGTTCTGGATTTCGAAGCATGCTTCCCCGATAGTATTATTGGAATAGTGGTGGATGACCGACTTACCACAGAATTCTACGTCGAATATTTGCTGCAATCACTGAAATCTACTTTGCAGTCTAAAGGTAAGGGCAGCGCGCAAGCAAACATAAATTTGGCGACCTTCGCGAATGAGAGGTTTCCATTTCCCTCCTTGGAGAAGCAGCGAGAGATTACGGATCACCTAGATAAGATGAGCAAAAACATAAGTTTACTTAAAGCCAATTATTCCATGAAGATCGACGAGCTAAATGTGATGCGCGAGTGCATTCTCCATTCTGCTTTCTCCGCACATCTTATCAATGCGCAAGGGAAGTAG
- a CDS encoding DUF1800 domain-containing protein, whose protein sequence is MTPISIAWNRFGLGGRPQDQQPDNPERWLLDQFERYDPRPAAIASQPNSTEAIQSYLGIRTIRRMARESGAEDRGQQQIREVRQTARRNYVQAVAARGAQAVESDAPFAERMVYFWSNHFAVSVQKNQLRGMAGAHEFEAIRPHVLGSFRDMLRAAVLHPAMFIYLDQFQSTGPNSQIAVRRRRRGRNEAGLNENLAREILELHTLGAQGGYTQADVTEFARAMTGWTVDGTARARRAATLPNGSAWAGYMHEPGSRTVLGQTYTQDGHEQSLAILDTVAKHPSTAKHVATKLVRHFAGDEPPQPMIARLERTFLESNGDLPSLYRAIVESPEAWTEQPVKFRTPWEWSIAIMRATGGSRMNARRFVRMQQELGQVPWGPPSPQGYPDTSSNWAAPDALIRRVEVAAQIAALSREGDIPSLARHLFQDGLNDSTATWISRAESPEQGLALLLSSPEMMRR, encoded by the coding sequence ATGACGCCGATAAGTATCGCCTGGAACCGCTTCGGCCTTGGTGGCCGCCCGCAGGATCAACAGCCGGATAATCCGGAGCGCTGGTTGCTCGACCAGTTTGAGCGTTACGATCCCCGCCCGGCAGCAATTGCAAGTCAGCCCAACTCGACCGAAGCTATCCAAAGCTATCTTGGCATCCGCACCATCCGCCGAATGGCGCGCGAGTCCGGAGCAGAAGATCGCGGACAGCAGCAAATCCGTGAAGTCCGCCAGACAGCGCGGCGCAACTATGTTCAGGCGGTGGCCGCGCGCGGCGCGCAAGCGGTCGAGAGCGACGCGCCTTTCGCCGAGCGCATGGTGTATTTCTGGTCCAACCACTTCGCGGTCTCGGTCCAGAAAAACCAGCTGCGCGGCATGGCAGGCGCTCACGAGTTCGAGGCTATCCGTCCGCATGTGTTGGGCAGCTTCCGTGACATGCTGCGCGCAGCCGTGCTGCATCCGGCAATGTTTATCTATCTCGACCAGTTCCAATCGACCGGCCCCAACAGCCAGATCGCGGTCCGGCGGCGGCGCAGAGGCCGTAACGAGGCGGGGCTCAATGAAAACCTCGCACGTGAGATTTTGGAGCTGCACACGCTTGGCGCGCAAGGTGGGTACACCCAGGCCGACGTAACCGAGTTCGCCCGTGCAATGACCGGTTGGACGGTAGATGGCACTGCCCGTGCGCGGCGTGCGGCAACACTGCCGAATGGCTCGGCCTGGGCGGGATATATGCATGAACCGGGATCGCGCACAGTATTGGGCCAAACATACACGCAGGACGGCCATGAGCAGTCACTGGCGATACTCGATACGGTCGCCAAGCATCCTTCCACAGCCAAACATGTCGCTACCAAGCTAGTGCGCCATTTTGCCGGGGACGAACCGCCACAGCCAATGATCGCCCGGCTTGAGCGGACGTTCCTAGAGAGCAATGGTGATTTGCCGTCGCTCTATCGCGCTATCGTAGAATCGCCCGAGGCTTGGACCGAGCAGCCCGTGAAATTCCGCACGCCATGGGAATGGTCGATTGCAATTATGCGAGCGACGGGCGGCAGCCGAATGAATGCGCGCCGCTTTGTTCGTATGCAGCAGGAACTCGGCCAAGTGCCATGGGGACCGCCGTCTCCTCAGGGCTATCCCGATACTTCCAGCAATTGGGCCGCGCCCGATGCACTGATCCGCCGGGTGGAAGTTGCCGCGCAAATCGCCGCTCTGTCGCGCGAAGGGGACATCCCGTCCCTCGCCCGGCACCTGTTCCAGGATGGGCTGAACGATTCCACTGCAACGTGGATCAGCCGCGCGGAAAGTCCCGAACAGGGCCTGGCGCTGCTGCTGTCCTCGCCTGAAATGATGCGGAGATAA
- a CDS encoding helix-turn-helix domain-containing protein, translated as MAKGFHDERYRKLIGQLVDRRKKLGWSQRELAEKIGHHQQHVSRYEIGERRLDFVEFADVAAALELEASTLIDSVRR; from the coding sequence TTGGCCAAGGGCTTTCACGACGAACGGTATCGAAAACTGATTGGCCAGTTGGTTGATCGGCGGAAGAAGCTCGGCTGGTCGCAACGCGAATTGGCTGAAAAGATTGGCCATCATCAACAGCATGTTTCGCGCTATGAGATAGGCGAGCGGCGTCTGGACTTTGTAGAATTTGCCGATGTGGCCGCTGCACTAGAATTAGAGGCCTCAACGCTGATCGACTCAGTGAGACGCTGA
- the hsdR gene encoding EcoAI/FtnUII family type I restriction enzme subunit R, translated as MNEAETRAELIDPALKLAGWGEVAESRVRRETIAPGRLQGSGKRAKPSIADYVLTYRNRKLAVIEAKKRDLSDTEGVGQAKRDATSLKTRFAFSTNGRRIYRIDMETGKEGYVDRYPTPEEMWDATFAEENAWRDRFAAVPYETRGGTFEPRYYQDNAIEAALDAIAKGDDRVLLTLATGTGKTAIAFQIAWKLFHSRWNLGDWKCEGEPTRRPRILFLADRNILANQAYNSFSAFPEDALSRVEPADIRKKGRVPKNASIFFTIFQTFMSGTDAAGQPDPYFGEYPPDFFDCIVVDECHRGGANDESTWRAILDHFSPAVQIGLTATPKRDNNVDTYAYFGEPVYSYSLKEGINDGYLTPFKVVQLATTIDEYLYTPDDDVLEGEVEEGKRYVESDFNRSIEIRQREEYRVRTFMSKTRPQDKTLVFCATQDHAALVRDIINQNKQSTDPNYCVRVTANDGALGEQHLRQFQDNEKTVPTILTTSQKLSTGVDARNVRNIVLMRPINSMIEFKQIIGRGTRLYDGKDYFTILDFVKAHHHFQDPDWDGDPIDPVTGAESGTETGEGSGETGTECGQGGQEGGGESNRPQKLKIKLADGKERTFQHIEATMFMGPDGTPLSVAQFIETLFGQLPDLFKDETELREIWSDPTTRRGLIEGLAERGFSGEQLDEIRKLTKGEDSDLFDVLAYIAYARPPTTRTERVKGRRGDILSQYDPKTQEFLDFVLSHYVAEGVEQLDTDNLKGLLTLKYGSTHDAAERLGSVKDIRTNFVGFQRGLYKGTQS; from the coding sequence ATGAACGAAGCGGAAACCCGCGCCGAGCTTATCGATCCTGCCCTCAAACTAGCAGGTTGGGGCGAAGTGGCGGAAAGTCGCGTACGGCGCGAAACTATTGCTCCGGGGCGATTGCAGGGTAGCGGCAAGCGGGCAAAGCCCAGCATTGCCGACTATGTGCTAACTTATCGCAACCGCAAGCTGGCGGTCATCGAAGCCAAAAAGCGCGACCTTTCCGATACCGAAGGTGTTGGCCAAGCCAAACGCGACGCCACTTCGTTAAAGACCCGTTTTGCCTTCTCCACCAACGGTCGTCGCATTTACCGGATCGACATGGAAACCGGCAAGGAAGGCTATGTTGACCGCTACCCTACGCCGGAGGAAATGTGGGACGCGACCTTTGCAGAGGAAAACGCATGGCGCGACCGTTTCGCCGCTGTTCCTTATGAAACTCGTGGCGGCACATTTGAGCCACGCTATTATCAGGACAACGCCATTGAAGCTGCGCTGGACGCTATCGCAAAGGGCGACGACCGCGTATTGCTGACGCTCGCGACCGGCACAGGCAAAACCGCCATTGCATTTCAGATTGCTTGGAAGCTTTTCCACTCTCGCTGGAATCTTGGGGACTGGAAGTGCGAAGGCGAGCCTACACGTCGCCCGCGTATCCTATTCTTAGCCGACCGTAACATTCTGGCTAATCAAGCTTACAACAGCTTCTCTGCCTTCCCTGAGGATGCATTGTCGCGGGTTGAGCCAGCCGATATTCGCAAGAAGGGGAGAGTGCCAAAGAACGCCAGTATTTTCTTCACGATTTTCCAGACCTTCATGTCCGGTACGGATGCGGCTGGCCAGCCGGACCCATATTTTGGAGAGTATCCGCCCGATTTCTTTGACTGTATCGTGGTCGACGAATGTCATCGAGGAGGCGCGAATGATGAAAGCACGTGGCGTGCAATTCTCGACCATTTCAGCCCAGCGGTGCAAATTGGTCTGACTGCCACTCCCAAGCGCGACAACAACGTGGATACCTACGCCTATTTCGGCGAGCCGGTTTATTCCTACTCGCTAAAAGAGGGCATCAATGACGGCTACCTGACGCCGTTCAAAGTAGTCCAGCTCGCCACCACTATCGACGAGTATCTCTACACGCCTGATGACGACGTGTTGGAGGGCGAAGTCGAAGAAGGGAAACGCTACGTCGAAAGCGACTTTAACCGCAGCATCGAAATCCGGCAGCGAGAAGAATATCGCGTCCGCACCTTCATGTCGAAAACCAGACCGCAAGATAAAACACTGGTTTTCTGCGCGACGCAGGATCATGCGGCTCTAGTCCGCGATATCATCAACCAGAACAAGCAAAGCACTGATCCTAACTACTGCGTGCGTGTGACGGCCAATGACGGCGCGCTGGGCGAGCAACACCTTCGGCAGTTTCAGGACAATGAAAAAACCGTCCCAACCATACTAACAACCTCGCAAAAGCTATCGACTGGTGTGGATGCGCGGAACGTTCGCAATATCGTGTTGATGCGGCCCATCAATTCAATGATCGAATTCAAGCAGATTATCGGGCGTGGGACGCGTCTCTACGATGGCAAAGACTACTTCACGATTCTGGATTTCGTCAAAGCCCATCACCATTTCCAAGACCCTGATTGGGACGGCGATCCAATCGATCCGGTGACTGGCGCAGAGTCTGGTACCGAAACAGGTGAGGGCAGTGGCGAGACAGGCACTGAATGCGGTCAAGGAGGCCAAGAGGGTGGTGGCGAGTCTAACAGACCGCAAAAGCTCAAGATCAAGCTGGCAGATGGCAAAGAGCGAACATTCCAGCACATTGAAGCGACTATGTTTATGGGGCCGGATGGCACACCGCTTTCGGTTGCCCAGTTTATTGAGACGCTATTCGGCCAGCTACCTGATCTGTTTAAGGATGAAACCGAGCTTCGCGAAATCTGGAGTGATCCAACAACACGCAGGGGGCTGATCGAAGGACTGGCCGAACGTGGGTTTAGTGGCGAGCAACTGGACGAAATCCGCAAGTTAACCAAGGGCGAGGATAGCGACTTGTTCGATGTGCTGGCCTACATCGCTTACGCTAGGCCGCCCACGACCCGCACAGAGCGTGTTAAAGGCAGGCGTGGGGACATACTCTCGCAGTACGATCCGAAGACACAGGAATTCCTCGACTTCGTTCTGTCACATTATGTTGCAGAAGGTGTAGAGCAGCTCGATACCGACAATCTGAAAGGCTTGCTGACCCTCAAGTACGGCAGCACACACGATGCAGCGGAACGGCTGGGCAGTGTAAAAGATATCCGCACCAACTTCGTAGGATTCCAGCGCGGGCTTTATAAAGGTACCCAGAGTTGA
- a CDS encoding DUF1501 domain-containing protein gives MLSRRNFVLSSILAGSASLALPRLAVAQTATSKRLLFILQRGAADGLATLAPVADPQFNALRGALAEDYDGVGLSGGLFALHPSYENVGALYSQKQALFVQAVASSYRERSHFEGQNVIESGGATAYSVRDGWLNRLLGLIPEQDIRALALSPSIPLAMQGAQSMSSYAPTALPGADKDLMARVGRIYESDPELGALFAEAQKTRAMAGDTQMRNLRDAEKVGGLAASLMIGAGAASVMMIESNGWDSHAGQRGQFSRQARQLDALLGAYQQSMAAEWNDTLVIVATEFGRTVKLNGTNGSDHGTGSAAMLLGGAVAGGKVIADWPGLRQNDLFEGRDLNPTNALEAVLAGAVAGHFGLDPELAMRTLFPARSASPVEGLIRT, from the coding sequence ATGTTGAGCCGCCGTAATTTTGTTCTCAGCTCGATCCTCGCGGGTAGCGCCTCGCTGGCACTGCCCCGGCTGGCTGTCGCGCAGACAGCAACGAGCAAACGCTTGCTGTTCATCTTGCAACGCGGCGCGGCCGACGGGCTTGCGACTCTAGCCCCTGTCGCCGATCCGCAGTTCAACGCTTTGCGCGGCGCGCTGGCAGAAGATTATGACGGCGTCGGTCTGTCAGGCGGGCTGTTTGCGCTGCATCCGTCCTACGAAAACGTCGGTGCACTCTACAGCCAAAAGCAGGCGCTATTCGTGCAGGCGGTCGCTTCATCCTATCGCGAGCGGTCACATTTCGAAGGGCAGAATGTTATCGAATCGGGCGGCGCCACGGCCTATTCGGTGCGAGATGGCTGGCTGAACCGTCTGCTTGGCCTCATTCCCGAACAGGATATCCGCGCACTCGCATTGTCACCGTCGATACCGCTGGCAATGCAGGGGGCGCAGTCGATGTCCAGCTATGCGCCCACCGCGCTTCCCGGAGCAGATAAAGATTTAATGGCCCGCGTCGGCCGGATTTACGAAAGCGATCCCGAGCTTGGCGCATTGTTTGCCGAAGCGCAGAAGACCCGCGCAATGGCTGGCGACACGCAGATGCGGAATTTACGCGATGCGGAGAAGGTCGGGGGGCTGGCGGCATCGCTGATGATCGGAGCCGGTGCTGCCAGCGTGATGATGATCGAGTCGAACGGCTGGGACAGTCACGCAGGCCAACGCGGACAGTTTAGCAGGCAAGCGCGGCAGCTAGACGCGCTGCTCGGCGCATACCAGCAAAGTATGGCGGCCGAATGGAACGACACGCTTGTCATCGTCGCGACCGAGTTCGGGCGCACAGTCAAGCTCAACGGCACCAATGGCAGCGACCACGGCACCGGTAGCGCCGCGATGCTGCTCGGCGGCGCGGTAGCAGGCGGAAAAGTGATCGCCGATTGGCCCGGGCTGCGTCAGAACGATCTGTTCGAAGGCCGCGACCTTAATCCCACGAACGCGCTTGAAGCGGTGCTGGCAGGAGCAGTGGCGGGACATTTCGGACTCGATCCCGAGCTAGCGATGCGCACGCTGTTTCCAGCTCGATCTGCTAGCCCGGTCGAGGGGCTTATTCGGACCTAA
- a CDS encoding class I SAM-dependent DNA methyltransferase, protein MFEQTFKNIEDVLWKEAGCTTELDYTEQTSWLLFLKYLNDLASAREIEAELEGKEYTPILDRRYRWSSWAAPKNDDGEFDHDSARVGDDLIQFLDDDLFPYLRGFKARAESADTIEYKIGEIFGEIKNKFTSGYSLRDALELVDALSFRSQDQKHELSHLYEAKIKNMGNAGRNGGEYYTPRPLIRAMIAVVDPQVGETVYDGACGSGGFLCEAYDHMRAKPKLSTGDVRTLQESTFVGKEKKSLAYVIATMNMILHGIEAPNLIHTNTLTENVMDLQEKDKFDVVLANPPFGGKERKEVQQNFAIKTGETAFLFLQHFMRSLKAGGRAAIVIKNTFLSNTEKASVTLRKELLESCNLHTILDMPSGTFLGAGVKTVVLFFEKGKPTKRIWYYQLDPGRNMGKTNPLNDDDMAEFVRHYPTSADSENSWTVAVDESDIRNYDLSPKNPNAPEETPLRSPEEIIAEMKKLDAENITIIADIEAML, encoded by the coding sequence ATGTTTGAGCAGACCTTCAAGAATATCGAAGACGTATTGTGGAAGGAGGCGGGCTGCACAACCGAACTGGATTACACCGAGCAAACATCATGGTTGCTGTTTCTAAAGTATCTGAATGACCTCGCTTCCGCGCGGGAAATCGAAGCAGAGCTAGAGGGTAAGGAATACACGCCTATCCTTGATCGTCGGTACAGGTGGTCAAGCTGGGCAGCCCCTAAGAACGATGATGGCGAGTTTGACCATGACAGCGCGCGGGTTGGTGATGACCTGATCCAATTCTTAGATGATGACTTGTTTCCCTATCTGCGCGGCTTTAAGGCTCGCGCGGAAAGCGCCGACACCATCGAATACAAAATCGGCGAGATATTTGGCGAAATCAAAAACAAGTTCACCAGCGGATATTCGTTGCGCGATGCGTTGGAATTGGTGGATGCGCTATCGTTCCGCTCGCAGGACCAGAAGCACGAGCTTTCGCACCTCTACGAAGCCAAAATCAAGAATATGGGCAACGCTGGCCGAAATGGTGGCGAGTATTACACCCCAAGGCCGCTCATTCGTGCGATGATAGCCGTTGTCGATCCACAGGTTGGCGAGACGGTATATGACGGGGCTTGTGGCTCTGGCGGCTTCCTGTGCGAAGCCTACGATCATATGCGCGCCAAACCAAAGCTAAGCACTGGTGATGTGCGGACGCTTCAGGAAAGCACATTCGTGGGGAAGGAAAAGAAGAGTCTCGCATACGTCATCGCCACGATGAATATGATTCTGCACGGCATTGAGGCACCGAACCTAATCCATACAAATACACTGACTGAGAATGTGATGGACCTTCAAGAGAAGGATAAGTTCGATGTGGTGCTGGCTAACCCGCCATTTGGCGGAAAGGAACGGAAAGAAGTTCAGCAGAATTTTGCGATAAAGACGGGTGAGACAGCGTTTCTATTCCTCCAGCATTTTATGCGGTCGCTAAAAGCAGGTGGCCGCGCGGCTATCGTTATCAAGAACACCTTTTTGTCAAACACCGAGAAGGCAAGCGTGACCCTGCGTAAGGAGCTACTGGAAAGCTGTAATCTCCATACAATCCTCGACATGCCAAGTGGTACCTTTCTTGGTGCGGGAGTTAAGACGGTGGTGCTGTTCTTTGAAAAGGGTAAGCCGACCAAGCGCATTTGGTATTACCAGCTCGATCCGGGCCGCAACATGGGTAAGACTAACCCGCTGAATGACGATGACATGGCGGAATTTGTAAGGCATTATCCGACGTCGGCCGATAGCGAAAATAGCTGGACTGTCGCGGTCGACGAAAGCGATATCAGAAACTACGATTTGTCACCGAAAAATCCAAATGCGCCGGAGGAGACACCGCTCCGGTCGCCGGAAGAAATTATCGCGGAAATGAAGAAGCTGGACGCTGAAAATATTACGATCATAGCCGATATCGAGGCAATGCTATGA